Proteins found in one Lycium ferocissimum isolate CSIRO_LF1 chromosome 6, AGI_CSIRO_Lferr_CH_V1, whole genome shotgun sequence genomic segment:
- the LOC132058923 gene encoding transcription factor MYB20-like: MGRQPCCDKVGLKKGPWTAEEDKKLINFILNNGQCCWRAVPKLAGLLRCGKSCRLRWTNYLRPDLKRGLLSEYEEKMVIDLHAQLGNRWSKIASHLPGRTDNEIKNHWNTHIKKKLKKMGIDPVTHKPISTATTDQTNILEQENQPIQQEKIQEILMPQMDIESSPIDQSAITEIKSEDDENNNNNNNDTGTSCANNFDSIIVEVNNNGFCTDEVPLIEPHEILVPTSQESTPSTSSSSFSASSSSSILEDLKFLPSFDEWPMENNNMGFGWEINDFSSTLDFLLDDDSDMTNNVTFDECWKFEQLL, encoded by the exons atgggGAGACAACCTTGTTGTGACAAAGTTGGATTGAAGAAAGGTCCATGGACTGCTGAGGAAGATAAGAAGCTCATTAACTTCATTCTCAACAATGGTCAATGTTGTTGGAGAGCTGTCCCTAAACTAGCAG GGCTTTTGAGGTGTGGAAAGAGTTGTAGACTGAGATGGACAAATTATTTAAGACCAGACTTGAAGAGAGGTCTTTTATCAGAATATGAAGAAAAGATGGTTATTGATCTTCATGCTCAACTTGGCAATAg GTGGTCCAAAATTGCCTCTCATCTACCTGGAAGAACCGATAATGAAATCAAGAACCATTGGAATACACACATCAAGAAGAAGCTGAAGAAAATGGGAATTGATCCAGTCACTCACAAGCCAATCTCCACTGCTACTACTGACCAAACAAACAtattagaacaagaaaatcagcCAATTCAACaggaaaaaattcaagaaatattaATGCCACAAATGGATATTGAAAGTAGTCCAATTGATCAATCAGCAATTACAGAGATCAAATCTGAAGACgacgagaacaacaacaacaataataatgacACAGGGACAAGTTGCGCTAATAATTTTGACTCAATCATAGTGGAAGTCAACAATAATGGCTTTTGTACAGATGAAGTTCCATTGATTGAACCCCATGAAATTTTAGTCCCTACTTCTCAAGAATCAACtccatcaacatcatcatcttcattttcagcatcatcatcatccagCATTcttgaagatttgaagttttTGCCAAGCTTTGATGAATGGCCAATGGAAAATAATAACATGGGATTTGGCTGGGAAATTAATGATTTCAGCAGTACGTTGGATTTCTTGCTTGACGATGATAGTGACATGACAAATAATGTCACATTTGACGAATGTTGGAAGTTTGAGCAACTCTTGTGA